From Elaeis guineensis isolate ETL-2024a chromosome 16, EG11, whole genome shotgun sequence, a single genomic window includes:
- the LOC105059410 gene encoding flavanone 3-dioxygenase F3H1 produces the protein MAPGTPFLPTATDEKTLRPSFIRDEDERPKVAYNQFSNDIPVISLAGIDDEEGAGGEKRKEICRKIVAACEDWGIFQVVDHGVDPELISEMKRLSKEFFVLPPEEKLRFDMSGGKKGGFIVSSHLQGEAVQDWREIVTFFSYPVRNRDYSRWPDKPEGWISVAKSYSEKLMDLACKLLGVLSEAMGLDKEALTKACVDMDQKMVVNFYPKCPQPDLTLGLKRHTDPGTITLLFQDQVGGLQATRDGGKTWITVPPVEGAFVVNLGDHGHYLSNGRFKNADHQAVVNSNYERLSIATFQNPAPEAIVYPLAIREGEKPVLDEPITFTEMYRRKMSKDLELARLKKMSKMQQKEVLEDHKEVIAKPKALNEILA, from the exons ATGGCACCTGGCACGCCATTCCTTCCGACGGCCACCGACGAGAAGACGCTGCGTCCGAGCTTCATTCGGGACGAGGACGAGAGACCGAAGGTGGCATACAACCAATTCAGCAACGATATCCCGGTGATATCGTTGGCAGGGATCGACGATGAGGAAGGGGCAGGTGGTGAGAAGAGAAAGGAGATCTGCCGCAAGATTGTGGCGGCGTGCGAGGACTGGGGGATATTTCAGGTGGTGGATCATGGTGTTGATCCGGAGTTGATCTCGGAGATGAAGAGGCTTTCGAAGGAGTTCTTCGTGCTGCCGCCGGAGGAAAAGCTCCGGTTCGACATGTCCGGTGGGAAGAAGGGTGGATTCATAGTGTCCAGCCATCTTCAG GGGGAAGCAGTGCAAGACTGGAGAGAAATTGTGACATTCTTCTCATACCCGGTCCGGAATCGGGACTACTCGAGGTGGCCGGACAAGCCGGAGGGGTGGATATCGGTTGCCAAATCGTATAGCGAGAAGCTAATGGACCTGGCATGCAAGCTTCTTGGAGTGCTGTCTGAGGCCATGGGACTTGACAAGGAGGCACTGACCAAGGCCTGTGTGGACATGGACCAGAAGATGGTGGTTAACTTCTATCCCAAGTGCCCCCAGCCAGACCTCACCCTTGGCCTAAAGAGGCACACAGACCCGGGCACCATCACCCTCCTATTCCAGGACCAAGTAGGTGGCCTCCAGGCTACAAGGGATGGAGGTAAGACATGGATCACCGTTCCTCCAGTGGAAGGTGCTTTCGTGGTGAACCTTGGGGACCATGGCCAT TATCTGAGTAATGGACGGTTCAAGAATGCCGACCATCAGGCGGTGGTGAACTCGAACTATGAACGGCTGTCGATTGCGACATTCCAAAACCCAGCACCTGAGGCAATTGTGTACCCACTGGCAATCAGGGAGGGAGAGAAGCCGGTGTTAGATGAGCCTATCACGTTCACTGAGATGTATCGAAGGAAGATGAGCAAGGACCTAGAGCTTGCCAGGCTCAAGAAGATGTCCAAGATGCAGCAGAAGGAGGTGCTGGAGGACCACAAGGAGGTCATTGCCAAGCCCAAAGCTCTTAATGAAATCCTAGCTTAG